The following proteins are co-located in the Gloeocapsa sp. PCC 7428 genome:
- a CDS encoding DUF4383 domain-containing protein — protein MANKQNFWSGLQNQVDSTKIRYFALITGILFLLLGIAGFVPGLVSLPAGAPNVAVDAPRLSLDSGYGYVLGLFPTNSLHNAVHIVVGLLGIAAYTSASGALTFTRGYAIAYALIALMGLFPFSNTTFGLMPIYGNNVWLNGITAAIAAYLGFSKPPETSTASTPTNVDSGSSTV, from the coding sequence ATGGCTAATAAACAAAATTTTTGGAGTGGATTACAAAATCAAGTTGATAGTACAAAAATCCGTTATTTCGCGTTGATTACAGGAATTCTTTTTCTGCTATTAGGAATAGCGGGCTTTGTACCAGGGCTTGTTTCGCTACCAGCAGGTGCGCCTAACGTTGCCGTTGATGCACCTCGATTATCACTTGATAGTGGCTACGGCTATGTTCTCGGTTTATTTCCTACTAATTCCTTACATAACGCGGTTCACATTGTTGTAGGGCTATTAGGAATTGCGGCTTACACCAGTGCTAGCGGTGCGCTGACATTCACGCGTGGTTATGCGATCGCCTACGCGCTGATCGCGTTGATGGGCTTGTTTCCCTTTTCCAACACAACATTTGGTTTAATGCCTATCTATGGAAATAATGTGTGGTTGAACGGAATTACTGCGGCGATCGCTGCTTATCTTGGCTTTAGTAAACCACCTGAAACAAGCACTGCTTCTACCCCAACGAATGTAGATTCTGGTTCCTCAACTGTGTAA
- the crtO gene encoding beta-carotene ketolase CrtO, whose translation MQAYDVIIIGAGHNALVCAAYLLKAGYSVVLLEKNSIPGGAATTQEIMRESAPGFQFNPCAIDHIFIHLGPVVRELELHKYGLEYLYCDPITFCPHPDGKYFLAHRSVEKTCAEIERFSPRDAKQYAEYIDFWQRVTQMIIPIFNAPPKSIIDMAGNYDAGKIKDMLSLMGPPDKTLNLMRSLFTSAKDIIEEYFDAEFIKAPLARMAGELSTPPSQKTSAIGSIMMAMRHNPGVSRPKGGTGALTQALVAAVKDLGGGIFTDQHVEKVLIDNGRAVGVRVANNKEYRANRGVISSIDAKRLFLQLIDKSDADAADPHLRSTLSRRIVHNNESILKIDCALAEPLRFSAHNHTDDYLVGSVLIADSVNHVEVAHTDCNVGKIPDADPSMYLVVPTVLDPSMTPPGKHTLWIEFFAPYQIAGAEGTGLDGTGWTDELKHKVADRVLDKLADYAPNLKNATIARHVESPAELAKRLGVLEGNYYHLDMTFDQMMFFRPIPELANYKTPIEGLFLTGAGTHPGGAISGIPGRNCARVFLHTQQPMRQTLTDAADALKSKVKSFLKLS comes from the coding sequence ATGCAAGCTTACGATGTTATTATTATTGGTGCAGGACATAATGCTTTAGTCTGTGCAGCGTATCTATTAAAAGCAGGCTACAGCGTTGTTTTATTAGAGAAAAATTCGATTCCAGGAGGCGCAGCAACAACTCAAGAAATTATGCGCGAATCGGCTCCTGGTTTTCAATTCAACCCGTGTGCGATCGACCATATTTTTATTCATTTAGGTCCTGTCGTTAGAGAATTAGAACTTCATAAATACGGCTTAGAATATCTATACTGCGACCCCATCACTTTTTGCCCACATCCTGATGGCAAATATTTTCTCGCACATCGTTCGGTTGAAAAAACTTGTGCTGAAATCGAACGGTTTAGCCCGCGCGATGCCAAACAATATGCAGAATATATCGATTTTTGGCAGCGGGTCACACAAATGATTATCCCGATATTTAATGCGCCGCCCAAGTCCATTATCGATATGGCAGGCAATTACGACGCTGGCAAAATTAAAGATATGTTGTCTTTAATGGGACCTCCCGATAAGACGTTAAACTTGATGCGATCGCTGTTTACCAGCGCCAAGGACATCATCGAAGAATATTTTGACGCCGAATTTATCAAAGCACCGCTAGCCCGAATGGCGGGAGAACTCAGTACACCACCTTCGCAAAAAACGAGTGCGATCGGCTCAATAATGATGGCAATGCGCCACAATCCTGGTGTGAGTCGTCCCAAAGGCGGTACAGGGGCGCTGACTCAAGCCTTAGTTGCAGCAGTAAAAGACCTTGGTGGTGGCATCTTCACCGACCAACACGTCGAAAAAGTCTTAATTGATAATGGACGCGCTGTCGGTGTCCGTGTCGCCAATAATAAAGAATATCGGGCAAATCGCGGCGTGATTTCAAGTATTGACGCCAAGCGCCTATTTTTGCAACTTATCGATAAAAGTGACGCTGATGCTGCCGATCCTCACTTGCGTTCTACCTTATCGCGTCGCATCGTCCACAACAACGAATCAATTCTGAAAATCGACTGTGCGCTTGCTGAACCGCTGCGCTTTAGCGCGCATAACCACACCGATGATTATTTGGTTGGTTCAGTCCTCATTGCAGATTCAGTGAATCACGTCGAAGTTGCACACACCGACTGTAATGTAGGTAAAATTCCTGATGCCGATCCTTCAATGTATCTTGTTGTCCCCACCGTACTCGATCCCTCAATGACACCACCAGGTAAACATACGTTGTGGATCGAGTTTTTCGCCCCATATCAAATCGCTGGTGCAGAAGGTACAGGCTTAGACGGTACAGGTTGGACAGACGAACTCAAGCATAAAGTCGCCGATCGCGTCCTCGATAAACTCGCAGATTATGCGCCTAACCTGAAGAATGCCACGATCGCCCGACACGTAGAAAGTCCTGCGGAATTGGCAAAGCGTCTCGGAGTTTTAGAAGGAAATTACTATCACCTCGATATGACGTTTGACCAAATGATGTTTTTCCGCCCAATTCCAGAACTTGCTAACTACAAAACTCCCATTGAGGGCTTATTTCTCACCGGTGCAGGTACGCATCCTGGCGGTGCCATTTCTGGCATTCCTGGACGCAACTGCGCGCGTGTCTTTTTGCATACACAACAACCCATGAGACAAACATTAACCGATGCTGCTGATGCACTTAAGTCAAAAGTCAAATCTTTTTTAAAACTTTCTTGA